gcACCGGCTACTTCTTAAATGCACTCAAGTTAGACAGAGCCCAGATGTGATCTCTTAACTACAGCCTTGGGGAAAGGCAGATTCGGGCTACTGACATGCTGTGCACCATGCTGAAAACCACCAACAAACatccttttttcccctcccctcctagtCCGGCATCCAagcgtctcccccccccctcaccatacAGCACCTCCAGAGTCCAAAAGCGTCCACATCCCCATGGCTACTCAGACTCCCAATTGTCTGTTGGGAGGAGGTCCTCACAGAGAGCAGtgggactcctcctcctcctcctcctcctctctgtcttggAGAGGGTGACATACCTGCATGCACTGGAAGAGCAGGGTCATGATGTTGGAGCGGGCCACCAGCTGGTCCACGTGGCCCCCCAGGCCCTCGGCCAGGCCGCTCAGCAGGTCCAGGGCCACGATCATGAAGTCCTTGTCGGGGGCCTCGtactggtctgggtgctggttGTACATCTGGAGGACGGAGGGGGGTACGTGAGGGAGTGGGTTTCGCCATGAGAGTTCATACTCGCAACTTATAGCGTGTTCATTCTGAATgtagacgttttttttttaactcaaaTTGAAGTTATTTCGTTACACAAATGGTGAAAGGATTTTTGGCTACAGTGGGCAGTGTGAGAAGATGGGTTTGCACGTGTGTatatgagagtgagtgtgtggggttTCACCATGGCCTGGGCCAGGGTCTTCTGCACCAGGGTGACACAGCGCTGGTAGACCGGCTCACAGTAGGGCAGGAAGCCACTCTGCAGTGCTGTGGCTACTGACGACAGACACTGGGGGTGGGAAGAGAAACATCCACGTCAAGACAACGAAAACAAACCACACCAATCCGCTTGTATCCCACCATGGCCATGAGACTGACCTCCAGCAGCGGGAAGAGGTCCTTATCCTCGTCCTTCAGCTCGTTCCATTTGGCGATGAGGGGGGGCATCAGCTTCTCGATGTACTCCTGTGAATGGGGCAGACGGACCTCTTGAACACGAGCGTCCATCTGTTGGACTACGCTGCAGAGACTACAACTGACAATCGGAGGCGCCGCGGAAAGTCAACTTTTAGGAAACCCGCATCGGGCCCTCTGGATCCCCACAAGGGAATCAAGAGTTGAGGCATTCTGGGAGGTGGAGTTCTGTTTGCAGTACACAGCCGTGGGGTCTTCTCTGCATACCGGCTGGTTGAGGTGGCGTTTGTGTGTACCGGCTGGttgacgtggtgtgtgtgtgtgtaccggctGGTTGAGGTGGTGTGTGCGTACCGGCTGGTTGAGGTGGTGTCCCACGGAGTCGGCCAGCGTCCCGATGGCATCATAGAGGATCAGCAGGTTCTTGTGTTGGTACTTGCCAAAGGCGAACACCAGGGTGTCCAGGATGAAGCTCAGGTAGGGGACCAGCTCTGTGcatgcctcctcctccagagtaGCAAACGCactggggaggggaagggggagaggagtggggttAGAGTCACACTTGCGAGGCTAAGCTATCAAAACCAAAACCACCGCTGACCCACTTTGCATGAACaattcatgggggggggggggggggaggacgacGACACTGACTGACTCGACTGTCAGCAGCAGTCTACCAGCGCTGTGTCACCCTAGTGTGATGTGTCAGATACACATTTGGGAGGCTAAGCCATCCAAACACTAAACCGACGCTGACCCGCTTTGCATGAACAACTCATGGGGTgttgtaaataaaaataaaaatacacaaaccagctgccacccctacacacacacacctgcaggcagCCTCTTGAACTCTCTTGTTGCCATCCAGGATGCGTTTCAGCAGCTCGGTCATCAGCGGCTTGAGGTGGGAGTCCGGCGGCTGGCTGACCACCCAGTGGGCGTAGCGGCTGAGCGTCCAGCAGGCGATGGAGCGCACCAGGGCCTTCTTGTCACACAGGCATTGGATGAGGTGGGGGATGAGCTCCGGCAAGTAGGGGACCATGCCCTGCATacagcctggggggggaggggggtgttagTTCACCTGTTTACGTTTGAGGCGAAATAAAACAAATCAAGGATGTACAGCCTTAAGCCAGCACCAGACTCCTGGGTTAAGGGAGTGTGTATCGGTGGCATGTCTGGCCGGCAGCGGCACCTTCGGCTCCTGTCGCGGTGGCCTCCGTATATCTGTTATGTCGATCGTGTCGAGGGAGTCGTTTGAAACGCTAGCTTGAAATCGATAGTTTGCCTGGCTTGGTACGCCATCCATTAGCTGTAGCCATAACAGGTTCTTAAGTGCGTGTTGTgcattaataaaaaaaacaattctcCCTGATGGAATCCACTTAGTCTACATCCTATTGGTGTTAAGTGGGTCAGCAGAACTGATGTGTCATTACTGAGGGGCAGAGTAGAGCAGCTGAGCTCCACATCTGCAGAGTGAACAGCCTGACGACACGCTGCTTTTCGGAAGGGCTGATGGTTGTGGCTCTATCTGGAGGACTGGCCAAGGCGGCAGGGCAGGTTAGCCTCACGTCCCCGTGGGAGACAAAGCTCCATATTCCAGGAGAGGAAGATGTGGACGTGCGTCCATGTTGCTTTGAAGCAACTTCTGCTTTAGTGGGCAGAGTGTGAAGAGTGATGTATATGAGTGAGTGCACGAGAGAGAGCGCACGAGAGAGagcgcacgagagagagagcgcacgaGAGAGagcgcacgagagagagagcacaagagagagcacgagagagcgcacgagagagagagcacgagagagagagcacaggagaGAAAGCACAAGAGAGAAagcacaagagagagagcacaagagagagagagcacaagagagagagagcacaagagagaacgagcaaaagagagagagcacaacagggagagagcacgagagagagataagagtgtGTGATCGAGAAGGGGGAGAAACAGCCAAAGACAGTGAAGGGCGTGGAGACAGTTGAGAGCGCGTACCCTCAGCGATGGCCCCCAGCACCAGGATCCCAGACTCCTTGATGACCCAGTCGGGGTGAAAGAGTAAGCCCTTGAGCAGCGGCAGCAGGTGGGGCAGCAGCTCGTCCCGGAACACGTTAGCCAGCACGTCCAGCGCCGCCGCCGAACACTTCCCTGCACGCCACAGCAGGACAGGCAAGTTACCACTACCGGTTACACTTACCCTCCTTCAGAAACATCACCTGTACACAACCTGTACAGCTCCTTTCGTGTCCTGCTTAACTACTCTCTGGTTAGCCTTAGCATACAGTAGTAGCCCATTTGGCTGTCCCCCAAGACACTTTTGAACTGTTGCGAGTGGATGAAGAGGCCAGTGCTCACGTAGGTTCCAGTCAGAGAGcgtgtcgtcgtcgtcgtcatcgtcCTCGTCgatgtcctccccctcctcgcccTCGCCGCCCTCGTGCTGGAGGGTGACGGTGCGGGACTTGTGGAAGCGGGGCTTGATGTCTTGCTCGCTGTCGGGCACCGCTTCGTCCTCTTCCACGTCGccctggagaggaggtgggatgaggtgatgatgatgagaaaATATGTGTTGGTGGATTATGGAAGACAATGTTAAGAGAAATGAACGGTCTTGAAGTTGTTGGCTTTTTTGACGTGATGAATGGGCCCACCCCATCTTGCTGAACTTTCATCCaatagatcccccccccccccccaaaaaaaaacattttgcagcTAGAAATAACTGAATTAGGCAATCGTCGAAATCACCTGCCGAATGTGCAAATGAGTGTCTAGAGACAAAAATGAGTCAGGGCTGTCTGCACAGGTCTGTCTGGTTTAACGTGATGCTGCGGTGTGAAACTTGGTGAGGAAGAAAGCAtgaggaaagaggaaaagaaaCACTCCAGATTCGGGAGCCAGCCCAGGAGGCCATGTGGGTCTGTTTAAATCCCAGGGACATTCCAGCTCAAGGCAAAGAAGTGACATAGCCAGAAGAGACAAGGGCAAAGACAAAAGAACCTAGGAGGAGAGGCGAGAGGGACAGACGGGGGTCTCACCAGAAACAGAGAGCGTTACAAGGCGCGCGTTACCTTTAGAAGAATGATGTCGATCTCAGAGTACTTCATGCCATTCACCAGGATAGGAATGAGTCTGTGGGATGGTTGAAGGGATGTTAGGTCAAACCGCATTCATGAGCATTGCACTAATTCCTTAACTCGACAGCCTTTCGCGGCTGCATCTCCTGCCATGCACAACGGTCAGAAGGGCACGCCATTTTGAGCCCACTCAGCCCCCCCACAGACCACATGGTAGGCCGAGGGCTGAATATTAGCCATATCTTGCATATGCATCGCAAGCAGCGCGCGGCTACTCACTGCACCAGGTGTCCAGCCAGGACCTCCTTGCAGATGGGCTGCTCGGCCAGGGTGAGCCAGAACTCGCAGGCCTCCAGAGCCACGTTCTCGTCCGGGTCCTGGGTGCGCTGCAGCATGTActgggagaaagggagacagggcCAGAgtcagagatggggggagggggaccgaCCGGCTGGACGTTGCCCGGTGTCCATCAGGAAAGGAGAGCCTCTCACCTGGATGATGCTGTGCATGTGGGGGATGAGGCGGTCGATGCGGACCTCCAGCAGCATGACCAGGGCCCGGCACACGTTCTTCCTCACCTCCGAGTCCTCGTCTGCAGCCAGCGCAAACAGACTCTGGGGGGCGGCCGGTCCGTGGagcggagggagggtggaggaggagacttGAGTTAGCATGACCAGTTGACGGCCGACTGCGGTACACTGTGACACCGTTTGACACCCGATGATACCGGTCCCAGCTCACCTCGATAAAGGTGTCAATGTTGTCCATCAGCGCCTGTGCTCTGCCGATTATAAACTGGTTCACACATGCTATGGCATGGGATCTGGACGGGGGAGAACATATTCAGAAACCATGGGGGGAAACACGCTGGGAAATGACCATCCTTAGTGACTGTATAGCAGGGTTGTTTCAGAAATTGGTGTATTCGGCAACTAGAAAACGTACCTGATCTTGGCGCTGCAGTGCTTGAAAAACTGCAGGAACTTGGGGATCATGATGTTGAGGGGGCGGTTGAGAGCATCACTGTCCAGAAGCTCTGAAGAGTCCTCGCAGATCTTCTGCAGGGCGCCAAACGAGCCCTAAAGCGCGGAGAATCGAACAAAGGCAGACAGGCGTGAACAATCCAACACAGATTGGGTTGCGGACGTTTTCGAGGGCAGCGGGACTGGATCAGACAGTATGAATACGACAAGCGTCACTGGCAATCACCGAAGGTATGTTATGCATCACATCCAGGACATTAGGGGGCGAGGGCcagcctcggggggggggggggggggggggggggggggggggggggtggtacagACCTCGCAGGTGTTGTAGTCCTCCGAGTTGAGCAGGTTGCACAGCTGAGGCAGGAGTTCCGGCCATGTCTGCAGCTCCCCTTTGGAGGAGATTGTCGTGATCAAGATGCCTGAGGAGGTTTGAAGGGGGGAAAAGACGGAGGTTGAAAAAGAAAGTCTTTATCCGACTGAACCGAGTGCAGTTTGGTGGGTGGAGAGAGCCGagaagagcaggggggaggggggtctctGGATCAGACAGTATGAATACGAACACCTTCACGGATAGTCAGCTGTCATAGTGTATGCATCATCtccagagaagggagagagagatgggatggGGACAGACTGGACATTTTACAGAGGGTAAGCTTGAGGGAGAACTTGTGTAAGGACGGGCAAAAGAAACACCAGCACTGCAAAATGCCCACAGTTGGTGGCAACGGTACATATTTCATAAGAAAAAGGACagttcaaaaatacatttacagacagtcttatacacacacagggccagaCTCACCAATGGTGGCACGGATGAGTGGTGAGGGGTCGCCGATGTTGTTCAGACATTCCTGCTTGATGAAGTCTGCCACGGCCGGGGGGAAGTTCTGGTAATGGGCCTTCACATTGTTCTTCAGGATCAGACCACTCAGGGAGCGAGTGGGCTCATCTGCAGGGAAAGGGCAAAGACATCAAATGtacaattatattattatatatatatatatacacacacctggaatGAGTGCATCCACCATCTTGCTAGCTGTGACCAGTAAGTGGAAGGGTGtgcaggaaaggagggggacCCTCAAAATGAAGGTGGCAAAATATGTGACCACATCTAATCCCTCCATGTCCCTCTAGTGAGCCACCTCTCTCAGCAGTTTTCAGTCAAAAAAAACATCCACATGTCTGATTCAGATTTCGAATGTCTTAAAAGAGTTCATCACAGATGCATTGAGAGGGAAGGGACTTTGGTAACTTTCTGCCACTTTAAAAGACGTGTCTGTCATTGCTTTATTGCGGGTAccagaagaaagggagaggttTAACTGGACCGTTTGAAACTTTTATGGTCAGGTTATAAAAGATGGCAATACAGGAACCTGTCAAGAGTGAATTGATTGGTGAggcacgtatatgagctcttcTTGTGCAGATAGAGCAGTGTGTCTCTACTCAGTGAAACAAAGAAGTCCGAACCCACCTTCAGTTTTCAGTCTTGTGAGCACAAAGATGAGATAGTTGTTGAAGTCCGGGAACTGGTTCAGCTGCTCAAGTTTCTGACAATGGGGTTAAGGGTTATCCAAGACTACATCATGAGCATATCACAACAAAGAATAAACTCCTTAATTCAACTATTTTCAGGTACTTCTTTCAGTTACATAATTCCCGCGGATAGCACTACTGATGCAAGTTGACAGGATGACTTAATCAACCCaaccaaaaaatatatatacagaaCGGCATACTTGACTATCGGGAACTCTTATGTAACACAGCCAATCACCCACAATCCCCACCCGTCCCTTTCAATGGCAGTCAATGGTGAGGATACTTGTTGAACAgctctctgtgtggctgtgttgggTGACTGGGAGTCCTTTAGGAGCTGGAGGACCTGCTGAAGTCCCTGTTCGTCTGGCTGCCACTCcatcctggacacacacacacacaatgaagagATGAATGGTAAACGGGAGTACTGACGAGTTTGCAGAGGGATGCAGATGAGCGTATGGGGGTTCTGGATCAGACAGTATGAATACAAAACCATCACTGAAAGTCAGAGGTCATTGTAATATGCATCATCTCCAGGGGGATAACCCAATAGAAAcccaaaagaaaataaaaatggtGTGGCTTTGGCTCCTTATTGTGAAAGCAGCAGATGGTCACCTTTTTACAGTTAGAATAATTCATGAACAATTAACAATATAGAAGGCATGGATTAATAAGGGAGGGTTGGTGTTCTAAAGACCTCGTGCTTACTAATAGCTTAGTGTAAAGAAACGCTAAATTAAAAGTGCACGTATTTATGTCGAAAATAGAGCCCTCTGCGACAGTTTGTCTAGTTTGAAAATGATTTTTTCAGCAGagtacacacagacaacacgCTTGTTTCTGGGTGTTCACATGTAACGCCTAAATTATAATTGGGAATCGGCTTGTGGCACAAAACGAGGCCATGTCTGTTCCAACACAGGGAACAAAATCTCTCGGTGACCCGGCTTAACCGCCCtaatcctcccccacccccacgccACCCGGCCATTTCCGCCGGTGAGAAACTCTGGTTAGCAGTGTTACCAACTTGCAGCGTTTACTAACCTTCAAATGAATTGATTGTAAGGATATAACATATTTGAATGAATTATACATGGCTTCAATTAATTAAGCTTTGACGTGGATGGCATGCTAAAGCGCTGGTGTGAAAACAGAACTCAACTTAGTCAGATGTCCGTGTTGTACAAGATAGCCTTTGCCACACTTACTGATTGTGCTTAAATTAGCTGCCTCCGACTAGTAGATTGCTTTATTCTAGCACGAGTCACTTTGTGTAGATATATTCAGAGTTAGAAACGATTAGTCAATTGTGAGTGAGGTCCATGTCTGTACAAGTATAAGTTGGGTCTAAGGCACTGAACTTGCCCTTCTCACCACGGCAGCCCCCGGCTTCGCCATCCATGCATTTCTAAGGGCCAAACATGCGGCCTCAACATCGGCATGGGCACTAAAGGTCGACAAGTACCTCCCTCGTTTTAAACTAGATAATACAAGTTATTATAAACGTGTACTATAGTATTAGTCAAATCGCAACGGCTAGCTATTTGTTTCATTGCTTGCACACACCACATAGCTACGCTGTCTTCGCCTGCTTGCTAGCTAAACCAGTTGGCCAACCAAGGCTCCGAATATTCACTGAAACATCCACGATCAATGGCGGTTTGAGTTGCATGTTTACAATTTACCGTCGTATATCGGAACCAAAAGTAACTTGTAAAATCACAGATCTCTATACGCACATGATTAACAACAGTAACTAATACTACACAATCAGGGAATAAGTATTTGTCCAGACCACGGAATAGTTTGATTCCAGGAAATACACTAAGCCTAATGTATAGCTAGCTAGTTCGCttgctagctctagctataaCATTGGCAACGTCTAGCTAACTACTGTAACATTCCAACTGCTCAGCTATTCGCGAAAAAGCAAACAACGTCGTCCTCAACCATTTTACGGATGCCACTCGGCTAAATACTCATTTAAAAGAGAACATTTGAATGAATACATTAAAAGGTATATACGTACAATATTGATTTATAGATTGAAGTTTTTAGACGGGCCGCTTCTTTCTCGTGCTCGTTCGCGAATCCTTGCTAGCTACTGAACCTAGACGAGCACGCCGATTCACTCACTGATCCTTTTCGACTTCCGTAATTTTAGCGAAGCGTTTAATCGAAAAGGAACAAAACATGGCTGGGGCACCCATGGGGGCACTTATTTTAAACCCTAATTCATCTTCAGATACCTGTGATAAACCCTAAAGCCCCAATAACATTTTTACGAAACAAAGTGCGACAGTAAATAATTATGACAATATTTTTATATGTAGGCAACTATTTTAAAATAGTTTTAGACAACGGCATATAAAGCAGTTATATTTGAAATGTTTACTTGTAGGCGTGTGTCTACTTTTAAACTATGATAACATTACAATGTGATGATAATGCACACACAATTAAGCATTTTATTCATATTATGATAACTAAGTAGGTCTGCCGAAACAACTAATTGTCAGTCAGTGTCcagcgcttacgggccgctttgaccgtctgttcacacggacaaggtggtcaaagcggcccgtaagcgcctcttcttcctgaggagactgaagaagtttggtatggactcagtcatcctcactaacttttacagatgcactatcgagagcattctggcTAGTTGtagtatgggagctgcacagacagggaccgcaaggccctacgaagtgtggtccgttctgctgagttcatcatcggcaggaagctcccaaccctacaggacacctaccacacacggtgcctcaggaaagctggcaggattctaagagactgctgccacccatctttcagtctctttaccccgttgccttctggcaggcgttaccgcagcatccggtcgcgcacacgcagactggacaacactttctacccaagggccatcaggcttctgaatggacactgatatggacattgatttactgcacactagtcacttatactccgtcactttcagctactggttgcactatcagtaacattgcactactgtaccacCTCACTATatctcgccaccaggctcctgtatggtcattgacttagtcactgatctgcaaatttgcactattgtactgtactccacttaggttagaataggtaatagggttgaaataggttttatgtgcatttagggttagtatagtgtactacttattgttatctgtaatgtaggaagttttagtattggGGTtggtatagtcgattatttattgctatctgtatatttaggaagtttcacttatttaagttCAGCATAGATggaaattatgttctgtgtacttatgttatgccaggtgcttgcgttgtcttgtcttaagaatatcagtgcccagtctaaccttgtgttgttctgtgtacctgacaaataaaagacttgaacttgaaatacTTTAGTCGTTAACCACAATTGCCTACATAGTTTTTCATGAATTTAAGATTCACAAAGCTAAGGTCTTAATTCAAATGTCCTCAAAAGAACACTTTCTTCGAGTTTGATCACTCGAACCTAACGTGTCAATTTcatgatttttttaaatgtttgtagCCTAATTTGTCGTTTgaggagaaataaagaaaatgtatgaAGTTCCCTGATTTCACCCTTTCggtttttgttattttaaaataaaaacaaatttcaGAGTAACTCCATCATCCATGCTAGCAGACACATGTTGCAGCTAATTATTTCCACAGGTCCTACTATATAACTAAAAAGATTTTATTTAACAAACAggacaataaaacattttctaTGACACAGTGGCAGTATGGCTCAGAAGTCTGTGAAACAATACAATCTATGTACAATCTTAAAatgcctttttttttgttttaagctCCAGTCCTGCTCATAAAGAGAGAAGCCTCTTCATAGATTACTTGAGTACAGCACATTTATATTCTCTTGATTCTCAAAACATCCCTACCACACACATCCTTATATGCATAAAtatgctttttctacaggtacacttgcacttagagattcatgttgtttaattttaaCTTGCTTatctacatgctcttatggttcttccctttgtcacttattttttggttgttcacaatgtgtccttcatgttttggctacccgcaatgcttttgggctatcttgttgttattatcagtgacctatgcactttgtaaagctctctcttggaagtcgctttggataaaagcgtctgctaaatgaataaatgtaaatgtaagacatGTATGAGATTTTGTCCTGAACATAGTTGTGTAACTGTATTTCTGTCAAAGATAAAGATTCGAAGGTCAGAACCAATAGAAATAGCACAGTCCCTTATTAATCATCACTTTGTGTCTGCATACCCATTTACATGTTAATACAAAATGCAGGGTAAGAACATATCTATACAACAGTCATACCAATTTGCATTAACAACCACACAACTATGTGGGGTAGAGGTAGCATAATTGATATACAACTCTTATGAAGGGGTCATAGTTCCATAGCAGTAGGCATGAAGTGCTTCTCATAGTCTTGAAAAAACAGTTCCTCCTCTGACAAACTAGCCGTGTCACCTCCAATCTTCTCTTCATCAGTGTCAATCATTGTACTGTAAGCTTCTTCATAAAATGTACCCTTCCCCTTTGTTTGTATCCATCCCCTTTCCATGTCcgcattttttttctcttcttcggTCCCTGTTCCTATGCACTCCTCCTCATTCGCCGTTTCCGTCAGATGATATGTTTTCCCAAGGAAGGCCTTGATATCCTGAGGCTCAATTtggaccacctccagctgagAGATCTTGGGACTTGGCTCTGAAGGAGCGCAGATAAAGGAGAAACTGACCTGCCGAATGACACAGATTTCTATCAGGTGTGTGATATATCAAAGCTGAGTTTACACATACCTTAAGATCAGTGTTATTCTTGCTGTATGGCTGTATAGCATACATATAACTGTTAATATAACTCCAGCAAGATAGAGGAAATTCTGTCAATTACAGTTGAAATGACAGCACACATTAAATGACAAATAAGGACAGAAATGATAACAGTAGGTCAATACTGACCAGACACATTCACATAATGGCTTGTCTCACCTGGGACTTTGTCATCTGTTGGAACAGTTGGCTGTTTTTGGGGTCAGGCACCTTATCACACCCCACCAGCACCTTGTAAGCAAACCCCATCAATAGGAGGATTATGACCGGTATGATTAATATGTACATTGTTATATCTGTgaatgggagagacagagattgaaagagaaaaagagagagaaatcaatGCAAGGTTTTAAAACCTAAAAAAAACGTTGAACTGTTGGCTAACCCTAACATAACCAGCGAACACAATGCATAACAATCCCAAGATTAAAAACAACTAGAGGGTACAGTACCATAGTCTAGCTTGTCCTTGGTGGTGATGTGGATGATTTTAGCTTGTCCAGACCCAGCTTTAGTTACAGCACGGATCCCCACTTTGTAGGAACGGCCAGGGGAGAGATCTAGTATCACGTAGCTGTTCTTCTCTGCACTCACATTTCCCACTGGCCAAGAGAAGAGAACTTTTCATGAGAACTAGGCTACTGTTGCTTTATCATAGCTTGAAACTACTGTTTTAACAAGGATGTTAGGGCAAGGCAGCTATAGCTGTGTGTCTCAAATGTTCTGTCCAGTCCAAATGGGTGGggagaaacattgaaatgtttgGTAGGTTACTAAAACATGACGTTTCAAGAGGGGCCGCTACCTGTCTGGTTGCCTACTTCCAGAAGGTAGTGCAGGATGACACCTCTTGTCTGGCTCAGGGGGATGTGACCCCAGGAGAGGGTCACCTGAGAGTCAGTGATGTCATGGATCTTGATGAAGGGTACCTggggaggggctgaggaggTGGGTTGAGAAGACAGGATAGTTGGAATGAGTAGATTAGAGGTATGCTGGCACATTAAGGACAGTTAAACAAAGTATATATTTCTGTACTGGATACAGGGCACACACTTCTGTTTCTTTACATGCTAAGTGCATAAATTGTGAATATGTATTGTCATTAACAAGGATTTAGGTGTATCACTGATGTGTAAGAAGATCTATGGATCTGTATGATGATAATGCATACCTCCTTCTCGTGCATATGCAGTAGTGGATGAAAGGAACACAGAACTGTTTCCTAATACTCCAAACAACGACACAATGTAGGAAGTGTAATTCTCAAAAGAACCTACAGATGGAGACAGATCATTGGTTTCAGCTTTCGTGAGTGAGTTCCACACAGGATGGATTGAAAGCATAGgtgattctaggttttaaaactgggggTGTAAAGGTTAGTGattttaattgtttttgctTACAAAGAACATGCTCAAAATTAATACTAGAtcttaacattttaaattaatcattagagtacaacaaaccatggtagaacatacaactctgacatcacttaaaaactttttacattctttgaaaatgtaaatgttttcatcCCAATAGTAGGGGGTGCAAATGCCTGCACCCACGGTCTAATCTCATATGATTGAAAGGGGTCTCCCGTCCTATGAGATATTAAATATATATGAAACCCAAATTTCTCAGACCTGGCAAAGGGATTGACGTCTGGCTGTT
Above is a window of Hypomesus transpacificus isolate Combined female chromosome 17, fHypTra1, whole genome shotgun sequence DNA encoding:
- the LOC124479930 gene encoding transportin-2 isoform X1: MEWQPDEQGLQQVLQLLKDSQSPNTATQRAVQQKLEQLNQFPDFNNYLIFVLTRLKTEDEPTRSLSGLILKNNVKAHYQNFPPAVADFIKQECLNNIGDPSPLIRATIGILITTISSKGELQTWPELLPQLCNLLNSEDYNTCEGSFGALQKICEDSSELLDSDALNRPLNIMIPKFLQFFKHCSAKIRSHAIACVNQFIIGRAQALMDNIDTFIESLFALAADEDSEVRKNVCRALVMLLEVRIDRLIPHMHSIIQYMLQRTQDPDENVALEACEFWLTLAEQPICKEVLAGHLVQLIPILVNGMKYSEIDIILLKGDVEEDEAVPDSEQDIKPRFHKSRTVTLQHEGGEGEEGEDIDEDDDDDDDTLSDWNLRKCSAAALDVLANVFRDELLPHLLPLLKGLLFHPDWVIKESGILVLGAIAEGCMQGMVPYLPELIPHLIQCLCDKKALVRSIACWTLSRYAHWVVSQPPDSHLKPLMTELLKRILDGNKRVQEAACSAFATLEEEACTELVPYLSFILDTLVFAFGKYQHKNLLILYDAIGTLADSVGHHLNQPEYIEKLMPPLIAKWNELKDEDKDLFPLLECLSSVATALQSGFLPYCEPVYQRCVTLVQKTLAQAMMYNQHPDQYEAPDKDFMIVALDLLSGLAEGLGGHVDQLVARSNIMTLLFQCMQDSMPEVRQSSFALLGDLTKACFPHVKPCIAEFMPILGLNLNPEFISVCNNATWAIGEISMQMGKDHKQEEGDCAGAEMQPYVGMVLNNLVEIINRPNTPKTLLENTAITIGRLGYVCPQEVAPQLQQFIRPWCTSLRNIRDNEEKDSAFRGICMMIGVNPGGVVQDFIFFCDAVASWVSPKDDLRDMFYKILHGFKDQVGEENWQQFSEQFPPLLKERLSACYGV
- the LOC124479930 gene encoding transportin-2 isoform X2 — protein: MEWQPDEQGLQQVLQLLKDSQSPNTATQRAVQQKLEQLNQFPDFNNYLIFVLTRLKTEDEPTRSLSGLILKNNVKAHYQNFPPAVADFIKQECLNNIGDPSPLIRATIGILITTISSKGELQTWPELLPQLCNLLNSEDYNTCEGSFGALQKICEDSSELLDSDALNRPLNIMIPKFLQFFKHCSAKIRSHAIACVNQFIIGRAQALMDNIDTFIESLFALAADEDSEVRKNVCRALVMLLEVRIDRLIPHMHSIIQYMLQRTQDPDENVALEACEFWLTLAEQPICKEVLAGHLVQLIPILVNGMKYSEIDIILLKGDVEEDEAVPDSEQDIKPRFHKSRTVTLQHEGGEGEEGEDIDEDDDDDDDTLSDWNLRKCSAAALDVLANVFRDELLPHLLPLLKGLLFHPDWVIKESGILVLGAIAEGCMQGMVPYLPELIPHLIQCLCDKKALVRSIACWTLSRYAHWVVSQPPDSHLKPLMTELLKRILDGNKRVQEAACSAFATLEEEACTELVPYLSFILDTLVFAFGKYQHKNLLILYDAIGTLADSVGHHLNQPEYIEKLMPPLIAKWNELKDEDKDLFPLLECLSSVATALQSGFLPYCEPVYQRCVTLVQKTLAQAMMYNQHPDQYEAPDKDFMIVALDLLSGLAEGLGGHVDQLVARSNIMTLLFQCMQDSMPEVRQSSFALLGDLTKACFPHVKPCIAEFMPILGLNLNPEFISVCNNATWAIGEISMQMGAEMQPYVGMVLNNLVEIINRPNTPKTLLENTAITIGRLGYVCPQEVAPQLQQFIRPWCTSLRNIRDNEEKDSAFRGICMMIGVNPGGVVQDFIFFCDAVASWVSPKDDLRDMFYKILHGFKDQVGEENWQQFSEQFPPLLKERLSACYGV